In the Mycobacteriales bacterium genome, one interval contains:
- a CDS encoding DHA2 family efflux MFS transporter permease subunit: protein MTKTQRWVLALASAASLMILLDALVVTTALHAIALDLHASIADLEWTVNAYTLPFAVLLMAGAALGERYGRRRILVGGLALFGIASAGCALAPSLGWLIVTRAIQGVGAAAVAPAALSVLSAAFGPEQRPRALGLFASITGLATLGGPLVGGAIVQNLAWQWIFWINVPFAAVLIPLVLVRLEEHTGSSRRMDYTGIGLASAAAFGLVWGLIRGNESGWASTEVVAALYFGAVALVVFVRWELRAGTPLIPMRLFAARAFSAGNAAGFLLFASVFSGAFFFAQFLQVVLRHGPLATGLLLAPWTAALFVVAPIAGKLVNRIGVRPLVVAGLLLQAVGFGWIALIAEPGLTYPPLILPFVLSGVGIAMTIPSAQSAVIGAVPTAAIGAASGTFNTVRQLGGAFGIAITTAVFTTLGGLGSATTFSDGFQPAIATAAALALAGAVIGLLLPRRAARTTDRPGSTGNVQLLVRR, encoded by the coding sequence GTGACGAAAACTCAGCGTTGGGTACTCGCGCTGGCATCGGCGGCGTCACTGATGATCCTGCTGGATGCATTGGTCGTCACCACCGCCCTGCACGCGATCGCACTGGACTTACACGCCTCCATCGCCGATCTGGAATGGACCGTGAATGCCTACACTCTGCCGTTCGCCGTGCTGCTCATGGCCGGCGCGGCCCTGGGCGAGCGATACGGCCGTCGGCGGATCCTGGTGGGTGGTCTGGCCCTGTTCGGAATCGCCTCCGCGGGTTGTGCGCTGGCACCGAGCCTCGGCTGGCTGATCGTGACCCGCGCGATTCAGGGCGTCGGCGCCGCCGCGGTGGCGCCGGCAGCCCTGTCCGTGCTCTCGGCGGCGTTCGGACCCGAACAGCGGCCGCGGGCCCTGGGACTGTTCGCCTCGATCACCGGACTGGCGACGCTCGGTGGACCGCTCGTCGGTGGCGCGATCGTCCAGAACCTGGCCTGGCAGTGGATCTTCTGGATCAACGTACCCTTCGCCGCGGTGCTGATCCCCTTGGTTCTGGTGCGGCTCGAGGAGCACACAGGTTCCTCCCGACGGATGGACTACACCGGTATCGGGTTGGCGAGTGCGGCAGCGTTCGGACTTGTCTGGGGGTTGATCAGGGGGAACGAATCCGGGTGGGCCAGCACCGAGGTCGTCGCGGCGCTGTACTTCGGTGCGGTCGCGCTCGTGGTGTTCGTGCGATGGGAGTTGCGCGCCGGTACGCCGCTGATCCCGATGCGTCTCTTCGCTGCGCGCGCCTTCTCCGCCGGCAATGCTGCCGGGTTCCTGCTGTTCGCATCCGTTTTCAGCGGCGCGTTCTTCTTCGCCCAATTCCTTCAGGTCGTGCTGCGCCATGGTCCGCTGGCTACCGGATTGCTGCTGGCGCCGTGGACAGCGGCACTCTTCGTCGTCGCGCCGATCGCGGGCAAGCTCGTCAACAGGATCGGTGTGCGGCCACTGGTGGTGGCTGGGCTGCTGCTGCAGGCGGTGGGATTCGGGTGGATCGCGCTGATCGCCGAGCCCGGGTTGACCTATCCGCCACTGATACTTCCATTCGTGCTCTCCGGAGTCGGTATCGCGATGACGATCCCGTCGGCGCAGAGCGCTGTCATCGGGGCGGTACCAACGGCGGCAATCGGTGCCGCGTCGGGGACGTTCAACACCGTCCGCCAGCTCGGGGGCGCCTTCGGGATCGCGATCACTACAGCGGTATTCACGACCCTCGGCGGACTTGGCTCCGCGACGACATTCAGCGACGGCTTCCAACCTGCCATCGCCACAGCTGCCGCGTTGGCCCTAGCCGGAGCAGTCATCGGGCTCCTCCTGCCCCGGCGTGCGGCGCGGACCACTGACCGCCCGGGCTCGACGGGCAATGTTCAGCTGCTGGTAAGGCGCTGA